In Pseudodesulfovibrio hydrargyri, a single window of DNA contains:
- a CDS encoding SO_0444 family Cu/Zn efflux transporter, with product MVDIIVNVLVESWHVLVEAAPYVLFGFFVAGLLKGFVPDSFMARHLGGKSLSAVLKAAVIGVPLPLCSCGVLPAALGLRRQGASKGATTAFMISTPETGVDSMAVTYALIDPIMTVIRPVAASITAVFAGVLINAFPDDKAEPLPMAGLSQSSAGCTGCGCGGSCAAPPPPTFKGRFGAGMRYAFGEMIEDIGRWLLVGVLIAGIISAAIPADALDRWVGTGLFSYVAMLVVALPLYVCATASTPIAASLLLKGLSPGAALVFLLAGPATNGATITVMLKTLGKRAAGLYVASIMVCSLALAWATDHLYSALGLDVRATISDVGELLPHWVGVAAAVLTLILVAKSFLGGFFSGESHSHSHGG from the coding sequence ATGGTTGATATCATCGTCAATGTCCTGGTCGAGTCCTGGCACGTGTTGGTGGAGGCCGCACCGTACGTGCTCTTCGGTTTCTTCGTGGCCGGCCTGCTCAAGGGATTCGTGCCCGATTCGTTCATGGCCCGGCATCTGGGCGGCAAGTCCTTAAGTGCGGTGCTCAAGGCCGCGGTCATCGGCGTGCCGCTGCCCTTGTGCTCCTGCGGCGTACTGCCTGCGGCCCTCGGGTTGCGCAGGCAGGGGGCCAGCAAGGGGGCGACCACTGCCTTCATGATCTCCACCCCCGAGACCGGGGTGGACTCCATGGCCGTGACCTACGCGCTCATCGACCCGATCATGACCGTCATCCGGCCCGTGGCCGCGTCCATCACGGCGGTCTTCGCCGGGGTGCTCATCAACGCCTTCCCTGACGACAAGGCCGAACCCCTGCCCATGGCCGGGTTGTCCCAAAGCTCCGCCGGTTGCACCGGCTGCGGATGCGGCGGCTCCTGCGCCGCTCCTCCGCCCCCCACCTTCAAAGGGCGGTTCGGGGCTGGCATGCGTTACGCCTTCGGCGAGATGATCGAGGACATCGGCCGCTGGCTCCTGGTGGGCGTGCTCATCGCCGGGATCATTTCGGCGGCCATCCCTGCGGACGCCCTGGACCGCTGGGTGGGCACCGGCCTGTTCTCCTACGTGGCCATGCTGGTGGTGGCCCTGCCGCTGTACGTCTGCGCCACGGCTTCCACGCCCATAGCGGCCTCGCTCCTGCTCAAGGGGCTCTCGCCCGGCGCGGCCCTGGTCTTCCTTCTGGCCGGACCGGCCACCAACGGCGCGACCATCACAGTCATGCTCAAGACCCTGGGCAAGCGGGCCGCAGGGCTCTACGTGGCCTCCATCATGGTCTGCTCCCTGGCCCTGGCCTGGGCCACGGATCACCTCTATTCGGCGCTCGGCCTGGACGTCCGCGCGACCATCTCGGACGTGGGCGAGCTGCTGCCCCACTGGGTGGGCGTGGCCGCCGCCGTGCTGACGCTCATTCTGGTGGCCAAGAGTTTCCTGGGCGGATTTTTCTCCGGCGAATCCCACTCCCATTCCCACGGGGGCTGA
- a CDS encoding ArsR/SmtB family transcription factor has product MSNIACSDTEQHVKNVAAAREAMLSEREFLFLAELFKALGDYTRVRILFALSIGELCVCALAEVLDMSQSAISHQLRLLRAAKLVRYRKEGKNVFYSLDDDHVRNLVSQGLDHIKEEA; this is encoded by the coding sequence ATGTCGAACATTGCCTGTAGTGATACCGAGCAGCATGTCAAAAACGTTGCCGCCGCCCGGGAAGCCATGCTCTCCGAACGGGAATTCCTGTTCCTGGCCGAATTATTCAAGGCGCTGGGGGATTACACTCGCGTGCGCATCCTGTTCGCCCTGTCCATAGGCGAGCTCTGCGTCTGCGCCCTGGCCGAGGTCCTGGACATGTCCCAGTCGGCCATCTCCCACCAGCTGAGGCTGCTGCGCGCCGCCAAGCTGGTGCGCTACCGCAAGGAGGGCAAGAATGTCTTTTACTCCCTGGACGACGACCACGTGCGCAACCTGGTCTCCCAGGGACTGGATCACATCAAGGAAGAGGCGTAG